A stretch of DNA from Clostridium sp. JN-9:
TGTTATTTGGACTTTCTCCATTTTTCGCTTTTTCTATTGCTTCTTTAAAATATTCATTATTAGTAATCGGCCATTGAATATTAATACCTGCACATCCTCTTACCTCATCACTTCTATTCATCCACTTTCTACTACAGCCTTGATATATATAAAAAGCCTTATCAGAATCCCTCAATTCACAATATTTATCGAAATCCTCTGATTTATCTTTCTTAGTTGCTTCATTTGCTACGCAGTAAAAATTATAAATTCCTATTTTCTCCTGAAAATATTTCAAACCACCTATATGATCTTCATCTGGGTGAGTTGATATAAACCTTGTAATCCCTTTATTTTTCGACTTACCTAAAATCTCACTTATTACACTTTCCTTATCTTCTTCAGAAAGACTTGATAAGTAACAATCAATAACTGTAAAGTTATCTGTATTATGGTCTATATAAAACATATCCCCGTCACCAACAGAAAACGACTTAACTATACTCATTATTAAACATCTCCACCCATATATATTCTTGCTCGTAATAAATCTACTATATAAATTAATAATACTACAAATATTGTGAATATTCTAGCGTCTAACCAAAATAGGATAAAGTCTAATTAAGAATAAATTTATTAATATTCATTTAATTACCTTCCTCAAAAA
This window harbors:
- a CDS encoding MBL fold metallo-hydrolase, with the translated sequence MSIVKSFSVGDGDMFYIDHNTDNFTVIDCYLSSLSEEDKESVISEILGKSKNKGITRFISTHPDEDHIGGLKYFQEKIGIYNFYCVANEATKKDKSEDFDKYCELRDSDKAFYIYQGCSRKWMNRSDEVRGCAGINIQWPITNNEYFKEAIEKAKNGESPNNISPIVTYGIQDGATFMWMGDLETDFMDNVKESLKGLPKADILFAPHHGRDSGKIPLDILNIIDPQIIVIGEAPSKNLNYYSGYNTITQNSAGAITFDCVDSKVHIYVSNENYEVDYLDDEGMSRFEYYIGTLKL